The region AAACACAAACGTCGACACTACCTAAGCCACAACCTCAAACATCGTCACAGCCTCGCCCCACCGTGTCCAGCTCAAAGGTTCCGCCGATCGAATGGAGCACAAAGGTTCTCGCCGACAATACTTCAAACGGCTGGACAAATGCGGGTTGGGTCGTAAAGAAAGGACAGCGGATAAAGATCACCGGCGAAGGCAGCGTTTCGCTCGGCAAAGGCCAAACCTGTTCGCCTTCCGGCATCTCGGAACTCGAAGATGATAAGAAGTTGATCAAAAGCGTTCCGACAGGAGCTCTCATCGCTGTCATCGGCGATGATAACAACGAATTCATCTACATCGGTGCCGAACGCGAATTTACCGCAACACGCGATGGCACACTTTTCCTCGGCATCAACGAAGGCAATCTCAACGACAACTCCGGCTCGTTTAATGTAAAGATCGAGATCATTCCCAACGGCGACATCAAATAATGGGGTCAAGTTAAAGCAGCGGAAGAACGCTCGTCCTCGCGAACACCAAAATTGCCGGTTTATTCAATTCGTTCGCTTTTTCTTGATAATATCCAACTAAAGACGGACACTAGGTATCTAAACTTACAGATTTGTCCGTGTTGGATATGAGTATGGCTAACTTCAAGTTTTTGCGGGAATTATTCGCAATCTTTACGATATTGTTGCAATCGTTGGCCTTCACTGGTTATGCCGCTGCTCAGTCGAAGCCGCAGAAAGTAGAACGGCCGACCAGTGAAGGCAAAAAGAACACTCGCCCTGTTCCATTGTCGCCTGAAGAGCAAAAAAAGGCGGACGAAGAAAAAAAACGTTTAGAAGAAGAGAAGAATGCAGTTGTCGATGACACCGTCGAGAAGATCGACACCAACATTGTCAGCGTCGAGGCCGTCGTTTATAACAAAAAAACGGGCCAGATAATCAACGGCTTGAAGAAAGAGAATTTTGCGATCTTTGAGAATGGCGTCAAGCAGAACATCTCAAACTTCGCAACGCCGGAATCGCCTATCACAGTTACGCTCGTTGTAGAGTACAGCCGGTGGAGCGAAGCCTTTGGCCGTGCCGGCGGCGGACGTTTCGAGCCGGGCTATTACGAGGTCGTTCGTCCGGTCGCAGAGTTTTTGACGCGTTTCATCAAGCCGCCTAACGATTATGCATCAGTTATAGCATTCGACCTGCGGCCCACGCCGATAACAGACTTTACAAACGACCCACGAAGGATTAGCGATACCATAAACATCCTGCTTCGCAATTCGCCTGCCTTTACTGAAAATAATCTTTATGATTCGCTGAAATTTGCACTCGTCGGCGGCAAGGCCGATTCAGTCGTGTTGGAAAATTCAAAATCAGAAACATCCGATTACGAAGGCATGGTCGCGGTCAAATCAAGGCGAAAGGCGATCTTGCTTGTGGCTTCGGGGATCAATACGTTTAGCAAGACCAACTTCGACGAGGTCCGCCGGACGATACAGGAAACAGGAATTCCGATCTATATCATCAGTACCGGCAACCTTTACTGCAAAAAATACTGCGATTATCTCGACCCTTCGCGAGTGATGGTCGGCACACCTGACAGACTCGACTTTGCACAAGCGCAAAACGTGATGGACACTTTCGCAAAAGAAACCGGCGGCATGCACTTTCCTATGACATTTCCGAGCGAGATCCCGGGTTACTTAAATTCGATCAACGCGATGCTTCGCAGCCAATACTCGCTTGCCTACGACCTTGCCGAAGGCCATGTGGCGGGCAAGAAATATAAGCTTGAAGTCAAGGTCGATGTGGACGGAGACGGAATTTACGACGAAAAGGCATATGTCGTCCAGCATAAGCCTTTCTACACGACGCCGAAAGCCGAAGTGCCGAAGCAGAAAGTGCAGAAGCCAGCACGTTAGTAAGGGCTTAACTCAATTCTAACTGAACAAACAACTTCCGCAAGGCCATTCTTTCTGTTAGCCTAAATGTTTGTTGACGATATGAGCAAACGCATTATCGAGAGCTATAAAAAGAAGCTCGCCTCTGAAGAAGGCTATGTGCTTTCGCGCGAGCGAGGGCTGCGAATTGCGCTTTGCTATCCAAATACTCACGCGATCGGCATGGCAAATCTCGGGCTTCATACGATGTATGAGCTTTTCAATTCGATCCCTGACGTTGTTTGCGAACGAGCTTTTCTGCCCGATAGCGATGAACTAAAAGAGTACGAAAAATCTGGCACGCCCCTGATGTCGCTCGAAACCCAGTCGCGTGTGAAAGGGTTTGATGTTGTCGCGTTTTCGATCTCCTTCGAGACCGATTATCTAAACATGGCGCGAATGCTGCAGCTTTCGGGCATTCCCGTCTGGGCCGAAGAGCGAAATGAAGATCATCCGCTCGTCATCATGGGCGGAGCAGCATCGTTCCTTAATCCTGAACCAATAGCAGATTTCACAGATATCATCGCAGTCGGCGAAGGCGAGATCCTTGCGTTTCAACTCGTTGACGCAATTGTCGAAAATGAGTCAAAGGCCGACATTTTGCTTAGCCTCGCGAAGATCGGTCGCGGCTTTTATGTGCCGTCACTCTACGATGTTATTTATAACGAAGACGGTACAGTTTTCGATTATGTGCCGAATGAGAAAGGCGTTCCAAAACGTGTTGGCCGAGCGCTTGCATCCGTAAATCCTAAGGAAGGCACGCTCCGGCGCGCACTCAAACGCGGTGAGACCGAACTCGCGGATTTTCTGCTCAGCCAAGATACGTTTTGTCCTTCGACCGCTATTTGGTCACCGGAAGCGGAGATGGGCGACCGCCTGTTAGTAGAAATTTCTCGCGGCTGCTCACAAGGCTGTCGCTTCTGCTGGGCAGGTTACAATTACTATCCGCCGCGTGTCGTACCTGCCAAAGATATTCTCGACAAAGCTCGCGAATGGCGAAGCAAAACTAACAAGATCGGCCTCGTCTCGACAGCAGTCTGCGATCACCCTGAAATCTCGACGATTCTTAGAGAATTGCGTGCGATGGATTACCGCATTTCTGTTTCGTCGTTGCGGCTCGATCAGATCTCTGACGAATTGCTCGACGCTCTTGTCGAATCGCGCGACCAGCAGATCGCCGTCGCACCCGAAACAGGTTCCGACCGACTTCGCCGCGTAATAAATAAGAACCTCACAAACGACGAGATCGTCGATATCTGCGGCGCCGTCTTTGATCGCGGAATGCTTACCGTCAAACTTTATATGATGGTCGGCCTGCCTACCGAGACCGACGAAGACCTCGACGAAATGTTTGTTCTGGTCACGCGAATAAGGGACCGCATGCTCGAAGCCGGAAAAAAATTCGGACGTGCGGGCAAGATCATACCTTCGCTAAACGGCCTCGTTCCCAAACCAAACACGCCGCTCCAATGGGATGCGATCTGTGGCGAAAAAGAATTAAAACGCCGCATCAAATACGTCTGCAAAGGCTTGAGCAAGATCTCAAACGTCGAGGTTCGTTATATGTCGGCACGCATCGCACACGAACAGGCTCTGTATTCATCAGGCGACCGCACAGTTTCAAAAGCGATCGAAGCTGCCGCACGATTCAATGGCGACCTCAATCGCGCACTTCGCGAAACAGGCATCGACGCCGCATTTCACACATCAAGAGATCGAAGCTACGATGAATTTCTCCCATGGTCGATAGTCGATTCGGGATTGTCGTTCGAATTCCTAAAAACCGAACACGAAAAAGCCCTCGAATCTCTCTCAAGCCTTCCCTGCCCCGCAGTAGAAAAATGCACGACGTGCGGAGTCTGCCCAACAACCTGGCTAGCCGACGCTCCCGAAGCTCTTATCAAGATCCAGCCGCTCAAGATTCAACAAGCCTTGGCCCTTTGAGATGTTTCATCCAGTCATTTCATCTCAAATTTTGACTCCAGACGCTACACATTCAACACGCCCACGCCCTTCATTAGCTTCGTTGATAATATTACCGATGCCGACTTCATCGCGGAGCCGTTCGAATAAAATGCGAAAGCCCGCACGTAAGTAAGGGCGATACATTCAACATTGAGTGTACCGCCCTTACTCACGTACGCGCCTTTGTAACTGATTTAACCGCGTCGTTTCGGGAAATCTACTGTTTCAGCAAAAATCCTGATGGTGTTGCGGTGTGGTCGAATTGGTAAGCGTAGCGGTAGATTCCAAACGGCAGAATATCGACCTGTTTTACATAGGCAACGCGCGCGGTTAGCACATTTCCATTAAGTTTTACGTCCATAATGGCGTCGGTAGGGATATTATTTTGCACGATCGCTTTTTGGATGCGAGTCTTTACATTATCAACTGGATTTACCTTTCCCGGTAAGGCGAGTCCCTGTAAAACCGCGGTACTCATTTCGGATTTCAAACTCTCCGCATCGTAAGCCGTCGGAATATAATTAAACCCGGCATGACCCGTAAGTATAATAATAACAAGGGTTATCGCAAATTTGACACCTGCGCTTCCCCGTTCGGAAGGGCGTTTTGTTGCTAAGTTATTCATCTTTATTATCTCCTGAGAGAAGATCGGCCTTATGTGGTTAAGACCATTTTTGAAGGAAACTCTTGAGGACTTTTAGTATGAGCGAGCGTGGAATGTCATTTTCGCTAACTATCACCGGCTTGCCGATGCCCTTGAGCAGCAACATTTGAAGCGAACCTGATAGATGCTTCTTGTCGAATTTGAAGGCCTCAAAAACCTCTCGTTCGTCGATGTTTGTGAGGCGCGGCATCATGCCGGCACGATGCACAACATCGTTCAACAATTTTACATCTTTTTCGCCACACAATGCAAGAGATTTCGACAGCTCCGCCGCAAACATAACGCCGTAGCCTACGGCCTCGCCGTGTTTCAGGTATTTGTAATCAGTCACTTTTTCGAGCGCGTGTGCAAGAGTATGGCCAAAATTGAGGACCTTTCTGGAACGTTTGTCGGTTCGATTCGATGATTCCCGCTCGTCGCCGGCGACGATTTCGGCCTTAAATGCGATTTGATTGACTATCAGATCTGAGATCTCAGATCTGAAATTTTCATCCTCAAATAATCCATCAAAATCTTCTGGCGGAAAAGCGGAAAGAAAATCGGCGTTCTGCTTGAAGAGTTTTTGGCCGCTGATGGCTGCTTGTTTTACAGCTTCGCAAAACCCGGCGGTTAATTCGCGAGGAGGCAGCGTTTGCAGAGTTACGGTATCGATCAATACGCCTTTAGGCTGATGAAAAGCACCGATCTGGTTTTTGCCGGACGCCGAATTGACTCCGGTCTTGCCGCCAACTGACGAATCGATCATCGACAGCATTGTAGTCGGTATATGCAAGTACGCAATGCCGCGAAGATAGACTGCCGAAGCGAATCCGGCCAGATCACCAACCACGCCGCCGCCGAGAGCGACGACTGCATCTGTCCGGGAAAGCTGCTGTTCGGCAAAAAATATGAGTGCAGATTCGACGGTCCGCAAATTCTTAAACTGCTCGCCGTCTCTCATTAGAAAATGAGAGACGACAAATCCAGAAGCACGAAGACACTGCTCAACTTGTTTTCCGTAGAGATCGAAAACGGTTGGGTTTGAAATGATAACGATCTTCGCGGCATCACGTCCGAGACATTTGCGTGTCCACTTGCCGCTGGTGGACAAAAGGTCGCTGCCGATCACGATCTCGTAGGCGGAAGCCTCTTGTTGAAAATCGATTTTGAGCGAGTGCTTCATCAGATCAAGGTTTAACCCAGTTCGTTTTTGATGACATCGATCAAACGTTGTGCCTGTTCTTCGATCGCTGATTGATCTTTGCCTTCGATCATCACGCGAGCAAGATTTTCGGTGCCGGAGTAACGAAGCAGCAAACGGCCTTCGCCGTGAAGCTCACTTTCGATCTCCTTTGAAGCGGCAGCAATAGCCGGAACTTGCTCGAACGGAAGCTTTTCGCCCACTTTAACATTCAGCAAGATCTGCGGATAGCCGACAAATCCCGCAACGGCCTGCGACAACGAAATGCCTTTTTCCTTGATCGCTCTAAGAAGAAGTAAAGCCGTCATCATACCGTCGCCGACAAGACTGATCTCAGGAAATATAATATGTCCTGATTGTTCGCCGCCAACCTCGGAGCCGGTCTCGATGAGCTTTTCGAGAACGTATTTGTCGCCAACGTTTGCTCGCAGAAGATTGATGCCTTTGGATCGAAGTGCGAGTTCGAGGCCGATGTTGCTCATCACAGTCGCGACAACGGTTGAATTAGAAAGTTTGCCGTGATCCTTTAGATATTGAGCCATTATCCAAAGCGTCGCGTCGCCGTCAACGATGTTTCCTTTTTCATCGACAAATAGAGCCCGATCAGCATCGCCGTCAAACGCTACGCCCAGATCAGCCCTCTCCGAAATGACCTTTGCCGGAAGATCACTGATATGTGTCGATCCGCAATTTTCATTTATGTTGCGGCCATCGGGCGCGTTATGGATCGTGACAACATCGGCTCCAAAGCCTTTAAACAATTCCTCCGCAAGTTCTGACGAAGCCCCGTTCGCGCAGTCGATGACGATCTTAGTTCCTGTCGCGGAAAGTTGGCCGACAATATCCTTTAAATGGTTTATATATGCACCACGAAATTCTTCGACTCTGTTCGCAGAAATTTCAGCTTCACCCGACGAAAGATCCGCGCCGGCATGTATAGCTTTTTCGATCTCGCGTTCGGTAACATCGTCGATCTTCTTGCCGGTCGGCAGAAAGATCTTTATGCCGTTATCGTAGTAAGGATTATGCGAAGCGCTGATCACAATGCCCGCATCAAAATCAAACGCACTCGTCAGATACGCAACGCCCGGCGTCGTTATCACGCCCGCCGATTCGCACACAGCATTTTCCGACGATGCTCCGTCATGAAATTCCGTCTCTATCCAGCCGCCCGATTCGCGAGTGTCGCGGCCTGAGATAAATCGAGGATCGCGTCCGAGTCTCTCGCGAAATTGCCGCGTCAGCGAGGCTCCGATGATTCGCACTGTCTTTTCGTCGAGCGGAAATTCACCCGCCGGGCCGCGAATACCGTCTGTGCCAAAGAGTTGTTTCATATTAGAAAAAGTGAACGCAGTCGTGGAAAATTTAGTTATACCTTATCTAAGACCGGCAAAACAACTCGTGATTATCCATAAAGATTCGTTATACATGCAATAAATTTATCGAAAATGATTGACAACCGGCTATCAAGTGCGAGAATCTTATACATGCCGACCTGAATGACGCTTCGGCGTCGAACGTTCCTCGGTAGTCTCCTCAACTAATCCATTATGAATAATAAGATCTTTATTGGCGTTTTTGTGTTTTTGGCGACGGCAGTTTCGAGCTTTGCTCAGTCGGACAGGGTTCAGCCAAAATCGACTCCATCGCGTGTGATAGTGACAAACTCATTGCCGCCCGCTCAGCCTATAAAGATATTTACGCCCGCTCCACTTCCCGCAAAAACGCCGAACGTCGTCGGCCAAAATCCGCCAACGGCTGCGTCTAACGCGAGTAATCTAAATTACAGCGGCCTTAGTTTTTCGCAAATTAAGAGCAAGATCGCCGAAGCAAAACGCGAAATGCAAACGCGGCCGATCGCAACCGCATTGACCGACCCTACGTCTTTATCATCAGTTCCCAGTCAGGTGCGGATCGCTTTTTACCATTGGCGTGACAAAAAGATCGATTACATCGTTATCGGCAAAGACGCTTTCTTATCGAAAAACGGCTCGACCGCAGCGATCTCATCCAACGGCCGTCAAATGACAACACGCACGATCCGTGCAAACGGCGTTAACACGCCCATCGCGATCACCGACGAAACCGGCCAGGCGCAGTTGCCGCTGATGATCCAGTATCCCGTCGAAAGAGAAGGACGCTTCATCGAAACGGCATATTACATGTCAACGCATCCCGGACTCGTAACGCCCGAAGTCGTAAGTGCAGGACGATTTTATGTTCACAATACGATCGAGATCGCCCGCGATCAACTGCGAAACAAGGGATATCTAATTCAACCAAAGGTCGCCGATATCGCCGAACGTCTCGCAACCGTCGAGCACGTCGATCATCAGCGTTTTCGCACAGAATTTCACCCAAATGTTTACAACGACATTTTCACGCTGTATGCACTGAACGAAGGCCAGACTTATCGCTATTCGGTGAGTTCCGCCGGAGCAGGCGGCATGGTGCAGATGATCCCGCCGACCTATCGAATGGTCCGCAGCCGTTTTCCCAACGCAGCACTAATGCCCGATTTTGTCGAAGGAATGCGCAACCACGTCAACGCAACCCAGGCGATGCTGCTCTACATGCAGATGACCTGGAACGACCTGATCGCCAGCCCAACCGTTTTCAATGCCATGCAAACCGGCATCGCCACGCAGGAGCAGCTTATGGCAGCCGGCTACAACTCCAACCCCGCCAAACTCCCCGGCTACATAAACCGCGGCGGAGCAAACTGGACAACACTGATACCACAAGAAACAAAGATCTACCTGCAAATCTACGATTCCCTAGAACGCCACGTCAACATGACCCCACGAAAACGCTAATTGGTGAACCATCGATGCAAAAGCCCGCACGTAAGTAAGGGCGATACACTCAACATCGAAAGCGATCAATACAGAAGCCCGCACCTGTCAGAACCGGAAGCGGTAGCGACCGGGTTCTCTGCAGAAGCCCGCTCGAAGTAAGGGCATTCTTATGCAAAAGCCCGCACGTAAGTAAGGGCGATACACTCAACATCGAGTGCATCGCCCCTACCCATTGCAACTGCACGAACTCTAAAACAGTTCGATCTTTCCGTCAGTGATTGTCACTCTCGACTCGCCTTCATTGAACATAATCCGTTCAAACGAGATCGGCGACACCGAACCCGATGCACCAA is a window of Chloracidobacterium sp. DNA encoding:
- a CDS encoding radical SAM protein, translating into MFVDDMSKRIIESYKKKLASEEGYVLSRERGLRIALCYPNTHAIGMANLGLHTMYELFNSIPDVVCERAFLPDSDELKEYEKSGTPLMSLETQSRVKGFDVVAFSISFETDYLNMARMLQLSGIPVWAEERNEDHPLVIMGGAASFLNPEPIADFTDIIAVGEGEILAFQLVDAIVENESKADILLSLAKIGRGFYVPSLYDVIYNEDGTVFDYVPNEKGVPKRVGRALASVNPKEGTLRRALKRGETELADFLLSQDTFCPSTAIWSPEAEMGDRLLVEISRGCSQGCRFCWAGYNYYPPRVVPAKDILDKAREWRSKTNKIGLVSTAVCDHPEISTILRELRAMDYRISVSSLRLDQISDELLDALVESRDQQIAVAPETGSDRLRRVINKNLTNDEIVDICGAVFDRGMLTVKLYMMVGLPTETDEDLDEMFVLVTRIRDRMLEAGKKFGRAGKIIPSLNGLVPKPNTPLQWDAICGEKELKRRIKYVCKGLSKISNVEVRYMSARIAHEQALYSSGDRTVSKAIEAAARFNGDLNRALRETGIDAAFHTSRDRSYDEFLPWSIVDSGLSFEFLKTEHEKALESLSSLPCPAVEKCTTCGVCPTTWLADAPEALIKIQPLKIQQALAL
- the aroB gene encoding 3-dehydroquinate synthase — its product is MKHSLKIDFQQEASAYEIVIGSDLLSTSGKWTRKCLGRDAAKIVIISNPTVFDLYGKQVEQCLRASGFVVSHFLMRDGEQFKNLRTVESALIFFAEQQLSRTDAVVALGGGVVGDLAGFASAVYLRGIAYLHIPTTMLSMIDSSVGGKTGVNSASGKNQIGAFHQPKGVLIDTVTLQTLPPRELTAGFCEAVKQAAISGQKLFKQNADFLSAFPPEDFDGLFEDENFRSEISDLIVNQIAFKAEIVAGDERESSNRTDKRSRKVLNFGHTLAHALEKVTDYKYLKHGEAVGYGVMFAAELSKSLALCGEKDVKLLNDVVHRAGMMPRLTNIDEREVFEAFKFDKKHLSGSLQMLLLKGIGKPVIVSENDIPRSLILKVLKSFLQKWS
- the glmM gene encoding phosphoglucosamine mutase — encoded protein: MKQLFGTDGIRGPAGEFPLDEKTVRIIGASLTRQFRERLGRDPRFISGRDTRESGGWIETEFHDGASSENAVCESAGVITTPGVAYLTSAFDFDAGIVISASHNPYYDNGIKIFLPTGKKIDDVTEREIEKAIHAGADLSSGEAEISANRVEEFRGAYINHLKDIVGQLSATGTKIVIDCANGASSELAEELFKGFGADVVTIHNAPDGRNINENCGSTHISDLPAKVISERADLGVAFDGDADRALFVDEKGNIVDGDATLWIMAQYLKDHGKLSNSTVVATVMSNIGLELALRSKGINLLRANVGDKYVLEKLIETGSEVGGEQSGHIIFPEISLVGDGMMTALLLLRAIKEKGISLSQAVAGFVGYPQILLNVKVGEKLPFEQVPAIAAASKEIESELHGEGRLLLRYSGTENLARVMIEGKDQSAIEEQAQRLIDVIKNELG